A genome region from Bacteroides stercoris ATCC 43183 includes the following:
- a CDS encoding DUF4984 domain-containing protein, translating to MIMKKLLTGCMVALAILAALAGLAGCDQDKVLYSGRNYLMFSDTLYHYAVQESNEKFEVPVSATRRADYDRTFAVEVVDKESNAVEGKHYRILSNTVTIKAGETAANVEIEGVYENIGISDSLGFALRLIIPETEQWHKYGTETKVVMQKVCPFDINAFTGYCKVTSSLFNTYMTNTTLRLITSEVVEGEENTIVLHGLYFDGYDTKLKFNYDDLLEPSIEMEEHVCGSTAELFDTTHGNGKLMMTQPSGYPAYFSTCEKFVFHYVNIRVDNKDGSLVGVVDTPANIIEWISEAEAEKLKEQGY from the coding sequence ATGATAATGAAGAAACTATTAACCGGATGTATGGTAGCCCTTGCCATCCTGGCAGCCCTGGCAGGACTTGCCGGATGCGACCAGGACAAGGTGCTGTACAGCGGACGCAACTACCTGATGTTCTCCGATACGCTTTACCACTATGCCGTACAGGAGAGCAACGAGAAGTTCGAAGTTCCCGTATCCGCTACCAGACGTGCCGACTACGACCGCACGTTTGCCGTGGAAGTGGTGGACAAGGAAAGCAATGCCGTGGAAGGAAAACATTACAGGATTCTTTCCAATACCGTAACCATCAAGGCGGGCGAAACCGCCGCCAATGTCGAGATAGAAGGCGTGTACGAGAATATCGGCATCAGCGATTCGCTGGGATTTGCCCTGCGGCTGATAATCCCCGAGACCGAACAGTGGCACAAATACGGAACGGAGACCAAAGTGGTGATGCAGAAAGTATGCCCGTTCGACATCAATGCCTTTACCGGCTATTGCAAGGTCACTTCCTCGCTTTTCAATACCTATATGACGAATACGACCCTGCGCCTGATAACGTCCGAAGTCGTGGAAGGGGAAGAGAATACGATTGTACTGCACGGACTCTACTTCGACGGATATGACACCAAGCTGAAATTCAACTACGACGATTTGCTCGAACCCAGCATCGAAATGGAAGAACACGTCTGCGGCAGCACTGCCGAACTGTTCGACACCACACATGGCAACGGCAAGCTGATGATGACACAGCCGTCGGGCTATCCCGCCTACTTCAGCACGTGCGAGAAGTTCGTGTTCCACTACGTCAACATCCGGGTAGACAACAAGGACGGCTCGCTGGTGGGCGTGGTGGATACTCCCGCCAACATCATCGAATGGATAAGCGAAGCGGAAGCCGAAAAGCTGAAAGAACAAGGATATTAA
- a CDS encoding RagB/SusD family nutrient uptake outer membrane protein, whose amino-acid sequence MIKKFKLYIMLVAVALSSVSCLDKMPEDGIPFDESLQTVSDINLAVIGIYDAFRSKYLYSGNLTLLPDIQTDLVYGVNGNTNVYGDIWRWKEIKPTNTDIEAVYGALYDVINRCNFMLDRADAVRKKTTDDKDLDKLDQCCGEAYFARALAYSELVKLFCKAYESDEDAAGQLGVILSEHYLGDETMRRASLKDSYQFILDDLDRAAELLELEEDFDTDTQGTLYDSIYFNEYTVHALRARVLLYMKRWDEAIKYATKVIDSGYYYLSSCTRAATSSASYYKYMWTNDFSTEAIWKVGFTVNAYGGALGQVFANYDYSTLRPDYVPATWAVNLYDMNDLRVSAFFQSFTTGYSHGLTWPLLIKYFGNESFTNYNILHVSMPKVLRLSEQYLIRAEAYVQCDQPDYGKAGSDISVLRTARYSSYGGSTSLNKENAMDVIEQERVKELYMEGFRLHDLKRWHKGFERTPQDQSLSNGSSLKVEKDDPLFVWPIPQHELDAPGSEVEPNESNK is encoded by the coding sequence ATGATTAAGAAATTCAAACTATATATCATGCTGGTTGCCGTGGCGCTGTCGTCCGTCTCCTGTCTGGACAAAATGCCGGAAGACGGCATTCCTTTCGACGAGTCGCTGCAGACGGTATCCGACATAAACCTGGCGGTCATAGGTATCTACGACGCTTTCAGGAGCAAATACCTCTATTCGGGCAACCTGACGCTGCTGCCCGACATACAGACCGACCTGGTGTACGGAGTGAACGGCAACACCAATGTGTACGGCGACATCTGGCGCTGGAAAGAAATCAAACCCACCAATACCGACATCGAAGCCGTGTACGGTGCGTTGTACGATGTTATCAACCGCTGCAACTTCATGCTCGACCGCGCGGACGCCGTGCGGAAAAAGACCACCGACGACAAGGATCTCGACAAGCTGGACCAGTGCTGCGGCGAAGCTTACTTTGCCCGTGCACTCGCCTACTCGGAGCTGGTGAAGCTCTTCTGCAAGGCATACGAAAGCGATGAGGACGCCGCCGGCCAGTTGGGAGTTATCCTGAGCGAACACTATCTGGGCGATGAAACCATGAGGCGCGCTTCGCTGAAAGACTCCTACCAATTTATCCTCGACGACCTCGACCGTGCGGCAGAGTTGCTGGAACTCGAAGAGGACTTCGACACCGACACGCAGGGAACGCTGTACGACAGCATCTACTTCAACGAATATACGGTGCATGCCCTCCGCGCCCGCGTACTTCTCTATATGAAGCGGTGGGACGAGGCCATCAAGTATGCCACCAAAGTCATCGACAGCGGTTACTACTACCTGTCGAGCTGTACGCGCGCAGCCACCTCAAGCGCCAGCTACTACAAGTATATGTGGACGAACGACTTCTCCACCGAAGCCATCTGGAAAGTGGGCTTTACCGTTAATGCCTACGGCGGCGCACTGGGACAGGTATTCGCCAACTACGACTACAGCACCCTGCGCCCCGACTACGTGCCGGCTACATGGGCCGTCAACCTGTACGACATGAACGACCTGCGCGTATCCGCATTCTTCCAGAGCTTCACCACCGGATACAGCCACGGGCTTACATGGCCGCTGCTGATAAAATACTTCGGCAACGAATCGTTCACCAACTACAACATCCTGCACGTCAGCATGCCGAAAGTGCTCCGCCTGTCGGAACAGTACCTCATCCGTGCAGAAGCATACGTGCAATGCGACCAGCCCGACTACGGCAAGGCGGGAAGCGACATATCCGTACTGCGCACGGCACGCTACTCCTCCTACGGCGGCTCCACTTCCCTGAACAAGGAGAACGCGATGGACGTCATCGAACAGGAGCGCGTAAAGGAGCTATACATGGAAGGCTTCCGCCTGCACGACCTGAAACGCTGGCACAAGGGATTTGAACGCACGCCGCAAGACCAGTCGCTGTCCAACGGCAGCAGCCTGAAAGTGGAAAAAGACGACCCGCTGTTCGTATGGCCCATACCCCAGCACGAGCTGGATGCACCGGGCTCGGAAGTAGAACCTAATGAAAGTAACAAATAA
- a CDS encoding SusC/RagA family TonB-linked outer membrane protein, giving the protein MRKSILLFVLLTLFGIPYLLAQGGFRITGQILSAEDNLPVIGVSVVEKGTTNGVITDIDGNYSITVSKSPATLQFSYVGMKTVEKLFTAATRYNVIMQPNTEMVDEVVVVAYGVRKKGTIAGSVSTVKAEKMENVPAAGFDQALQGQTPGLSVISNSGEPSKAAVFQIRGTNSINSGTSPLFILDGVPIASSDFNTISPGDIESISVLKDASSTSIYGARAANGVVVITTKRGLSMDKAKVTLRAQYGFSQLASDGKWTMMNTPERIQFEKEIGLDTGQDYDLLSRTNVNWLKEIFNDRAPLQNYEISVNRATDRLNYYVSGGFYDQDGIAQNSSFRRYNMRANAEVKASNWLKIGTSTMSAYEEVQQAEEGEMAIYTPIAGSRFMLPYWSPYNADGSIASENNGTWTGTGQNPIEWMANNPVSYKKYKVLSTVFADITPIQNLTVRIQFGADYSHATTFMQSFPSYVINNEQGTAGRNSSDVLKLSETATANYRWALNDDHSFNFMLGQEAMDYQSSGFQVVTKGQSSDFLTNISSGTRASSWDDTTSAYSYLSFFLRGEYNYKDLYYGEMALRTDASSRFGKDHRWGMFWSLGFMWNIKNESFLKDTEWLTSAQIALSTGTSGNSEIPYYDHLALVSGGPKYNDEAGIYPKQSGNEELSWEQTWSNNIGLRLGFFNRVNLDIDFYHKKTTDMLMSVPESYAITGEGYRWDNIGAMVNRGVEVSVNGDIIRTKDFTWNLNANVSYNKNKLVELYNGVQEYVNSTTGLKFVVGHPVHEYFLNRYAGVNPANGDALWYTKDGELTTEFNESDKVMTGKTFDSPWAGGFGTTFAWKGLSLSAQFSWMADRWVMNNDRFFEESNGLYSTYNQSRRLLYDRWKKPGDITDIPRYGVTAQLDDRFLENSSFLRLKNLTLAYALPQPLLKKTNFFTSARVYLQGQNLLTFTGFTGLDPEMSSNIYRAQYPASRQFTQGIEVSF; this is encoded by the coding sequence ATGAGAAAATCAATTCTCTTGTTTGTGCTTTTAACTCTGTTCGGAATCCCGTACCTATTGGCACAGGGCGGATTCCGGATTACAGGACAAATCCTATCGGCGGAAGACAACCTGCCGGTAATCGGAGTATCTGTAGTTGAAAAAGGCACAACAAACGGTGTAATTACCGATATCGACGGAAATTACAGTATCACGGTAAGCAAGTCTCCCGCCACCTTGCAGTTTTCGTACGTAGGCATGAAGACGGTAGAAAAGCTGTTTACAGCGGCAACCCGCTACAATGTGATTATGCAACCGAACACCGAAATGGTGGACGAAGTGGTAGTAGTGGCATACGGCGTGCGCAAGAAAGGAACTATAGCCGGCTCCGTATCCACCGTAAAAGCGGAAAAGATGGAAAATGTGCCGGCAGCCGGCTTCGACCAGGCGTTGCAGGGACAGACACCGGGATTGTCGGTCATCTCCAATTCGGGAGAACCCAGCAAAGCCGCCGTGTTCCAGATACGCGGCACAAACTCAATCAACTCAGGCACATCGCCGCTGTTTATCCTCGACGGCGTGCCCATTGCAAGTTCGGACTTCAACACCATCAGCCCGGGCGACATCGAATCCATTTCCGTGCTCAAGGACGCCTCGTCCACCTCTATCTACGGGGCACGCGCTGCCAACGGCGTAGTGGTAATCACCACCAAGCGCGGGCTCTCCATGGACAAGGCGAAAGTAACGCTGCGCGCGCAATACGGATTCTCGCAACTGGCATCCGACGGCAAATGGACCATGATGAACACCCCCGAACGCATACAGTTTGAGAAAGAAATAGGCCTGGACACCGGGCAGGACTACGACCTGCTCTCACGCACCAACGTCAATTGGCTGAAAGAGATATTCAACGACCGCGCACCGTTGCAGAACTACGAAATCTCCGTGAACCGCGCCACCGACCGCCTCAACTACTACGTATCGGGCGGGTTCTACGACCAGGACGGTATCGCCCAGAACTCTTCCTTCCGGCGCTACAACATGCGCGCCAATGCCGAAGTGAAAGCCAGCAACTGGCTGAAAATAGGCACAAGCACCATGTCTGCCTACGAAGAGGTGCAGCAGGCGGAAGAGGGGGAAATGGCGATTTACACGCCGATAGCCGGCTCGCGCTTCATGCTCCCCTACTGGAGCCCCTACAACGCAGACGGCTCGATAGCCTCGGAGAACAACGGCACATGGACGGGCACGGGACAGAACCCCATCGAATGGATGGCGAACAACCCGGTGAGCTATAAGAAGTACAAGGTACTCTCCACCGTATTTGCCGACATCACCCCGATACAGAACCTGACCGTACGCATACAGTTCGGCGCCGACTACTCGCACGCCACCACTTTCATGCAGTCGTTCCCGAGCTACGTCATTAACAACGAGCAGGGCACTGCCGGACGCAACTCCTCGGACGTGCTGAAACTGAGCGAAACCGCCACCGCCAACTACCGCTGGGCGCTGAACGACGACCACTCCTTCAACTTCATGCTGGGGCAGGAAGCCATGGACTACCAGTCGAGCGGCTTCCAGGTAGTGACGAAAGGACAGTCCAGCGACTTCCTCACGAACATCAGCTCCGGCACGCGCGCCTCGTCCTGGGACGACACCACCAGCGCATATTCCTACCTCTCGTTCTTCCTGCGCGGCGAGTACAACTACAAAGACCTCTACTACGGCGAAATGGCACTGCGCACCGATGCCTCCTCGCGCTTCGGCAAAGACCACCGCTGGGGTATGTTCTGGTCGCTGGGATTTATGTGGAACATCAAAAACGAATCGTTCCTGAAAGACACCGAATGGCTGACAAGCGCGCAAATCGCACTCAGCACCGGTACTTCGGGCAACTCGGAGATACCCTACTACGACCACCTGGCACTCGTTTCGGGCGGGCCGAAGTATAACGACGAAGCCGGTATCTACCCCAAACAGAGCGGCAACGAAGAGCTGAGCTGGGAACAGACCTGGTCCAACAACATCGGGCTGCGCCTGGGCTTCTTCAACCGCGTCAACCTCGACATCGACTTCTACCACAAGAAAACCACCGACATGCTGATGTCCGTACCCGAAAGCTATGCCATTACCGGCGAGGGCTACCGCTGGGACAATATCGGGGCGATGGTGAACCGGGGCGTGGAAGTGTCGGTCAACGGCGACATCATACGCACCAAAGATTTCACCTGGAACCTCAACGCCAACGTGTCCTACAACAAGAACAAGCTGGTGGAACTGTACAACGGCGTGCAGGAGTACGTAAACTCCACCACCGGACTGAAATTCGTCGTGGGGCATCCGGTACATGAATACTTCCTGAACCGCTATGCCGGCGTGAACCCCGCCAACGGCGACGCCCTGTGGTACACCAAAGACGGCGAGCTGACCACCGAATTCAACGAAAGCGACAAGGTAATGACCGGCAAGACGTTCGATTCGCCGTGGGCGGGCGGCTTCGGCACTACCTTTGCCTGGAAGGGCCTTTCGCTGTCGGCACAGTTCAGTTGGATGGCCGACCGCTGGGTGATGAACAACGACCGCTTCTTTGAAGAGAGCAACGGACTGTACAGCACCTACAACCAGTCGCGCCGGCTGCTGTACGACCGCTGGAAGAAACCGGGCGACATCACCGACATCCCCCGCTACGGCGTGACGGCGCAACTGGACGACCGCTTCCTGGAGAACTCCTCGTTCCTGCGCCTCAAGAACCTGACACTGGCATACGCACTGCCGCAGCCACTGCTGAAAAAGACCAACTTCTTCACCTCGGCACGCGTGTACCTGCAAGGCCAGAACCTGCTGACCTTTACGGGATTCACCGGACTCGACCCCGAAATGTCGAGCAATATCTACCGGGCACAGTATCCGGCTTCGCGCCAGTTTACGCAGGGCATCGAAGTATCATTCTAA
- a CDS encoding TonB-dependent receptor: MKKYIFFLVGLCCALLPAMADQPEQLELKASDANIIGHVLDKKTGEHLSYITIALKGTTIGTVTDATGHYFLKNLPEGNFVLEASSVGYKTISRNVSLRKGKTLEENFELEEDAVALDGVVVSANRSVTKRRLAPTLVNVVDMKMFENTNSPTLSQGLNFQPGVRVETNCQNCGFQQVRINGLDGPYTQILIDSRPIFSALSGVYGLEQIPANMIERVEVMRGGGSALFGSSAIAGTINIITKEPLRNSGQLAHTLTSIGGSSSFDNNTSLNASLVTDNHRAGLYVFGQNRHRDAYDHDGDGYSEMPKLKNQTVGFRSFLKTSTYSKLTFEYHHLQEFRRGGNLLNRPPHEADIAEQIQHSINGGGLKFDYFAPNEKHRLTVYTSAQHTDRDSYYGSKKDQNAYGKTTDLTFIGGSQYVYSFGKCLFMPADLTAGLEYNRDNLKDDMWGYNRYTKQTVNIGSAFLQNEWKNEKWSILLGGRLDKHNLINHVIFSPRANLRFNPSEDINLRLSYSSGFRAPQAFDEDLHIENVGGTVSMIERAKNLKEEKSQSFSASADMYHRFGAFQVNFLVEGFYTRLSDVFVLENIGERDGILIKERRNGSGAKVLGLSMEGKMAYLSLFQLQAGVTLQQSRYDEPEKWSETAPAEKKIFRTPNTYGYFTATYTPIKPLSLSLSGTYTGSMLVQHMAGYIDKDVAVNTRDFFDMGVKVAYDFKLYKSVDLQLSAGVQNVFNAYQNDFDQGVERDSGYIYGPAAPRSYFAGIKISY, from the coding sequence ATGAAGAAATATATATTTTTCCTCGTTGGCCTGTGTTGTGCCCTGTTGCCTGCTATGGCCGACCAACCGGAACAGCTGGAACTGAAAGCGTCTGATGCCAATATTATCGGTCATGTACTCGATAAAAAAACGGGTGAACACCTCTCTTATATAACAATCGCCCTGAAAGGAACTACCATTGGTACGGTGACGGATGCCACCGGACACTATTTCCTGAAAAACCTTCCCGAAGGGAATTTTGTGCTCGAAGCCAGTTCGGTGGGGTATAAAACCATCAGTCGCAATGTCAGTCTCAGAAAAGGAAAGACACTTGAAGAAAATTTTGAGTTGGAAGAAGATGCCGTGGCGCTTGACGGAGTGGTGGTATCGGCCAATCGCAGCGTGACCAAACGGCGCCTGGCACCTACATTGGTCAATGTGGTAGATATGAAGATGTTTGAGAATACAAACTCGCCTACACTTTCGCAGGGGCTTAACTTCCAGCCCGGTGTCCGGGTCGAAACGAACTGCCAGAATTGCGGTTTCCAGCAGGTGCGCATCAACGGACTGGACGGTCCGTATACACAGATTCTTATCGATTCGCGTCCCATCTTCAGTGCCCTTTCCGGTGTTTACGGGTTGGAGCAGATTCCTGCCAATATGATCGAGCGCGTAGAGGTGATGCGAGGCGGAGGTTCTGCCCTGTTCGGTTCGTCCGCCATTGCCGGAACCATTAATATCATCACCAAGGAGCCACTGCGCAATTCGGGGCAGTTGGCACATACCCTTACTTCTATCGGCGGCAGCTCGTCTTTCGATAATAATACTTCGCTGAATGCATCGCTGGTGACCGATAATCATCGGGCGGGACTCTATGTGTTCGGGCAGAACCGTCATCGGGATGCGTACGATCATGATGGAGACGGTTATTCCGAAATGCCGAAACTTAAAAACCAGACAGTCGGCTTCCGTTCGTTCCTCAAGACAAGCACTTATTCTAAGTTGACATTCGAGTATCATCACTTACAGGAGTTCCGTCGTGGCGGAAACCTGCTGAACCGTCCGCCTCACGAGGCTGACATTGCCGAGCAGATTCAGCACTCTATCAACGGCGGCGGCTTGAAATTCGATTATTTTGCTCCGAATGAAAAACACCGTCTGACCGTTTATACTTCGGCACAGCATACGGACCGCGACAGTTATTATGGCAGCAAAAAAGACCAGAACGCCTATGGAAAGACAACGGACCTGACCTTTATCGGCGGTTCTCAATATGTGTACAGTTTCGGTAAATGCCTTTTCATGCCTGCCGACCTGACTGCGGGATTGGAGTATAACCGGGATAACCTGAAGGACGATATGTGGGGATACAACCGTTATACGAAGCAGACGGTAAATATCGGTAGTGCTTTTTTGCAGAATGAATGGAAAAACGAAAAATGGAGCATTCTCTTGGGCGGACGTCTGGATAAGCACAATCTAATCAACCACGTTATCTTTAGCCCTCGTGCCAATCTCCGTTTCAATCCTTCCGAGGACATTAATCTCCGCTTGAGTTATTCGTCGGGCTTCCGTGCCCCGCAGGCTTTCGACGAAGACCTGCATATTGAGAATGTAGGCGGAACGGTGTCGATGATTGAGCGTGCCAAGAATCTGAAAGAGGAAAAATCTCAGAGTTTCAGCGCCTCAGCCGATATGTATCACCGTTTCGGTGCTTTTCAGGTGAACTTCCTGGTTGAAGGTTTTTATACCAGACTGTCGGATGTATTTGTACTCGAGAACATCGGAGAGCGGGACGGCATTCTTATCAAAGAGCGGCGTAACGGTTCAGGTGCCAAAGTATTGGGACTATCGATGGAGGGAAAAATGGCTTATCTCTCTTTGTTCCAGTTACAGGCAGGAGTCACCTTGCAACAGAGCCGTTATGACGAACCGGAAAAGTGGAGCGAAACGGCACCGGCCGAGAAGAAGATTTTCCGTACACCGAATACCTATGGGTACTTTACGGCAACGTATACGCCGATCAAGCCTCTCTCATTATCCCTGTCGGGCACGTACACCGGCTCGATGCTGGTGCAGCACATGGCCGGTTATATTGACAAGGATGTGGCGGTGAATACACGCGATTTCTTCGATATGGGAGTCAAGGTGGCCTATGATTTCAAACTTTATAAGTCGGTGGACCTGCAATTGAGTGCAGGTGTGCAGAATGTGTTCAATGCTTATCAGAACGATTTCGACCAGGGAGTGGAGCGTGACTCCGGATATATTTACGGTCCGGCTGCTCCGCGAAGCTATTTCGCCGGAATAAAGATCAGCTATTAA
- a CDS encoding helix-turn-helix transcriptional regulator, producing the protein MRLFYLSEHRSCFNYQLRYESGFSRYELTAHEEGRIDNDGCFCVLFVLKGEVLVELGREHTISVHANRMLLIPQREENRLTGITPAECLLLFWNKEITVCDKMYFDSISHEKPIATNDHTLPIRKPLLHALRQVLFYLETGLLCRHMHILKQQEIILILRGFYAKNELAGFFAGASGIGSKFENLILNNYRKVKTVKEFASLCCVSERSFNRKFQHYFNQSPYQWMQERKAELIHEKICNPDIAFREIAREFGFSSSAHLTCYCKKQFGTTPTHLREESHIKKQS; encoded by the coding sequence ATGAGATTATTTTATTTGTCAGAGCATCGTTCCTGCTTCAATTATCAACTGAGGTATGAAAGCGGATTTTCACGGTACGAATTAACTGCACACGAAGAAGGCCGGATTGATAATGACGGTTGCTTCTGTGTACTGTTCGTGCTCAAAGGAGAGGTGTTGGTAGAGCTGGGCAGGGAGCATACCATCTCCGTGCATGCCAACAGGATGCTGCTCATACCTCAGCGGGAAGAGAACCGCTTGACGGGCATCACCCCGGCAGAATGCCTCCTGCTGTTCTGGAACAAGGAAATAACGGTGTGCGACAAGATGTATTTCGATTCCATTTCTCATGAGAAACCTATTGCCACCAACGACCACACCCTGCCCATCCGTAAACCACTGCTTCATGCCTTGAGGCAGGTGCTGTTCTATCTGGAAACGGGACTGCTGTGCAGGCACATGCATATTCTTAAACAGCAGGAAATCATTCTGATACTGCGCGGCTTTTATGCCAAAAACGAACTGGCTGGCTTTTTTGCCGGCGCTTCCGGAATAGGAAGCAAGTTCGAGAACCTCATCCTGAACAATTACCGGAAGGTAAAGACCGTCAAGGAGTTTGCCAGTCTGTGCTGCGTTTCGGAACGCTCCTTCAACCGGAAGTTCCAGCACTATTTCAATCAAAGTCCCTATCAGTGGATGCAGGAACGGAAAGCCGAACTTATCCACGAGAAAATCTGTAACCCGGATATCGCTTTCCGGGAAATAGCCAGGGAGTTCGGTTTCAGCTCTTCCGCGCACCTCACCTGCTACTGCAAGAAACAGTTCGGCACAACCCCGACCCACCTGCGCGAGGAGAGCCACATCAAAAAACAATCGTAA
- a CDS encoding OmpA family protein produces the protein MKKKTILYLVSLFFLSVPLTGRGQDRKAWEIGAGGSLINWSRVSVTGFQSTPDNYMYNLKANHLMGGANLYVARELNRWFYLDLQGTVGVAKNKNRIAGNDRKHDLLYMGGLGMQFRFTPLFESQWVEPYLRVGVNYLHKNFASAYGGNFVDDPTGEAHWESSDVWNPDGRSSDKNSFVPLSFGAGVNAWLSNSFGLGLQGEYLLPVQKNLPHFVQVSARVIWRIGGKSKKQAPVVKYVEIEKPVEVEKIVERIVEKQADTAGSVEAMACDLLDNIYFEFDKDVLTAASEKTLDRLAGLLKSYPDARFLITGYTDARGSSAYNTDLSNRRAKRVYEALLERGVPAAMLKWHGIGKRASIIPVAAGNSVREGDRKVLLERITNMKYWEAL, from the coding sequence ATGAAGAAAAAAACAATACTATATCTTGTCTCCCTCTTCTTCCTGTCAGTTCCTCTGACGGGAAGAGGCCAGGACAGGAAAGCATGGGAAATAGGTGCAGGCGGTTCGTTGATAAACTGGAGCCGCGTGTCTGTCACCGGTTTCCAGAGTACTCCGGATAATTATATGTACAACCTGAAGGCCAACCACCTGATGGGAGGAGCAAACCTGTATGTGGCACGGGAACTGAACCGGTGGTTTTATCTGGATTTGCAAGGTACGGTAGGCGTGGCGAAAAACAAGAACCGGATTGCGGGCAATGACCGGAAACACGACCTGCTGTATATGGGCGGTTTGGGCATGCAGTTCCGCTTTACTCCCTTGTTTGAGTCTCAATGGGTGGAACCCTACCTCAGAGTGGGGGTGAATTACCTGCATAAGAATTTCGCGTCTGCCTATGGCGGCAATTTTGTGGACGACCCCACGGGAGAGGCGCACTGGGAATCGTCCGATGTGTGGAATCCCGACGGGCGCTCATCGGATAAGAATTCTTTTGTTCCGCTTTCGTTCGGTGCAGGTGTAAATGCGTGGCTAAGCAATTCCTTCGGGCTTGGCCTGCAAGGTGAATATCTCCTGCCGGTGCAGAAGAATCTTCCTCACTTTGTGCAGGTGTCTGCCCGCGTCATCTGGCGCATTGGCGGAAAGAGCAAAAAGCAGGCTCCGGTAGTGAAGTATGTGGAGATAGAGAAACCTGTTGAAGTGGAAAAGATTGTTGAGCGGATTGTAGAGAAGCAGGCGGATACAGCCGGTTCTGTCGAAGCAATGGCGTGCGACCTGCTGGATAATATCTACTTCGAGTTTGACAAGGATGTGCTCACGGCTGCTTCGGAAAAGACGCTCGACAGGCTGGCCGGGCTTCTGAAAAGCTATCCCGACGCCCGCTTCCTGATTACCGGCTACACCGATGCAAGGGGAAGCAGCGCTTATAATACGGACCTTTCCAACCGCCGTGCCAAAAGAGTGTATGAGGCATTGCTCGAACGTGGCGTTCCGGCAGCTATGCTGAAATGGCACGGTATAGGCAAACGGGCAAGCATCATCCCGGTTGCGGCAGGCAACAGTGTACGCGAGGGCGACAGAAAAGTGCTGCTGGAAAGAATTACCAATATGAAGTACTGGGAAGCTCTGTAA
- a CDS encoding OmpA family protein → MKKILASLLLLSVAVGYADGQTALTGNKFADNWAIGVNAGGTTPLTHHSFFKNMRPVVGVHVDKYLTPAFGLSLEAMGSFNTTGSKTAFDASNVSLLGLVNLGNLFAGYNGAPRLFEVEAVAGIGWLHYYVNSGMGEDRNSMSSKLGLNFNFNLGESKAWTLAVKPALVYDMNAMGTEAVRFHANRAAWEISAGLTYHFGCSNGRHYFTEVRPYDQAEVNQLNAQINRLRAEADNTAKVLQDANRKVSDLESELAACRNRKPEVVKDTIDNSKKLLESVITFRQGRIGIDNSQLPNVERIATYLRNHKEAGVVIKGYASPEGSAEVNERIARQRAEAVRNMLVNRYRIAKDRIVAEGQGVGYMFEEPDWNRVSICTINTRPDAAEGK, encoded by the coding sequence ATGAAAAAGATTTTAGCGAGTTTATTATTGTTGAGTGTTGCGGTTGGCTACGCTGACGGACAAACGGCGCTGACCGGAAACAAGTTTGCCGACAACTGGGCGATAGGTGTCAATGCGGGTGGAACGACTCCGCTGACGCATCACTCGTTCTTTAAGAACATGCGTCCGGTAGTGGGCGTTCATGTGGATAAGTATCTGACACCTGCCTTCGGCCTGAGCCTGGAGGCTATGGGCAGCTTTAACACTACGGGCAGCAAAACGGCTTTTGACGCGTCAAACGTCAGTCTGCTGGGGCTGGTCAACTTAGGTAATCTGTTTGCGGGGTATAACGGTGCTCCCCGTCTGTTTGAGGTTGAGGCTGTGGCAGGTATCGGCTGGTTGCATTATTATGTAAACTCCGGTATGGGCGAAGACCGTAACAGTATGTCCAGCAAACTGGGACTGAATTTCAACTTCAACCTGGGAGAAAGCAAGGCATGGACATTGGCTGTGAAACCGGCTTTGGTGTATGATATGAACGCTATGGGTACGGAAGCCGTGCGTTTCCATGCCAACCGTGCAGCCTGGGAAATCAGCGCCGGGCTGACTTACCATTTCGGATGCAGCAACGGCCGCCATTACTTCACCGAAGTAAGACCTTACGACCAGGCGGAAGTCAACCAACTGAACGCCCAAATCAACCGTCTCCGTGCCGAGGCCGACAATACTGCCAAAGTATTGCAGGATGCCAACCGGAAAGTTTCCGATTTGGAAAGTGAACTGGCAGCTTGCCGGAACCGGAAACCGGAAGTGGTGAAGGATACTATCGACAACAGCAAGAAACTGTTGGAGTCGGTGATTACGTTCCGCCAGGGCAGAATCGGCATCGATAATTCACAGTTGCCCAATGTGGAGCGCATCGCCACTTATCTGAGAAATCATAAGGAAGCGGGAGTCGTTATCAAAGGGTATGCCTCTCCCGAAGGCAGTGCGGAGGTGAACGAACGCATCGCCCGCCAACGTGCCGAGGCCGTGCGCAATATGCTGGTCAATAGATATAGAATCGCCAAAGACCGGATTGTGGCCGAAGGTCAGGGAGTGGGTTATATGTTTGAAGAACCGGACTGGAACCGGGTGAGCATCTGTACCATAAATACCCGGCCGGATGCTGCGGAAGGAAAGTAA